The Wansuia hejianensis genomic interval CTGACGGGCGGGTGGACTTCAGAGAGCTGGTGAAGGATCTGGCGGCGGTGTTTAAGACGAGAATTGAGCTGCGGCAGATAGGCGTCAGGGATGAGACGAAGATTCTCGGCGGCATCGGGATCTGCGGAAGGCCGCTCTGCTGCCATACGTATCTTTCGGATTTTGCGCCAGTGTCGATCAAGATGGCTAAGGAGCAGAACCTGTCCCTGAATCCGACGAAAATTTCCGGTACCTGCGGGCGGCTGATGTGCTGCTTGAAGAACGAGCAGGAAACCTATGAATATTTAAACAAGAAGCTGCCCAACAACGGCGACACGGTCATGACGCCGGAAGGGCTGAAGGGCGAGGTCCAGAGCGTAAGCGTACTCAGACAGACGGTAAAGGTGCTCGTGGAAGCGGGCGATGAAAAAGAGATCCGCGAATACCGTGTAGAAGAGCTGAAGATGAAGCAGCGCCATAAGAAGAACAAAGACAGCAAAGAAAAAGACAAAGAAAAAGAACTGACCCCTGAGGAGCTGAAAGAGCTGGAAAAGCTGGAGAAGATCAAAGAATAAGCAGACAGGAGGAAACCGCCGTATGCCGGCAGTGCTTCGGGAACATGAGAGCCTGGACGACCTTCAGAACGGATATTTTATCATCCAGTCGGAGGAAGGCTTTCGCTATGGAATTGACGCAGTCCTTTTATCGGGCTTTGCCAGGGTGAAGCCCGGAGAAAAGGTGCTGGATATGGGTACAGGTACCGGTATCCTGCCGATCCTTCTGGCGGCCAAGACGGAAGGGGAATCCTTTACCGGACTGGAGATCCAGGAGAAGAGTGCGGAAATGGCCGGAAGAAGCGTGGCCTATAACCATCTGGAAGGAAGGGTCCGCATTGTCGCAGGAGATATTAAGGAAGCCGGGGCCATCTTTGGCCCGGCTTCTTTTGACGTGGTTGTCAGCAATCCGCCCTATATGACGGGCAGCCATGGGCTGGTGAATCCGAATGAAGCAAAAGCGGTTGCCAGGCATGAGGTGCTCTGCACGCTGGAGGACCTGGTGCGGGAAACGGCTGCCGTGCTGACTTCGCGGGGACGGTTTTATCTGGTTCACCGGCCGTTCCGCCTGGCAGAGATCATGGGCATGCTGATGAAATACCGCCTGGAGCCTAAGCGGATGCGTCTGGTTTACCCGTACGTGGACAAGGAGCCTAACATGGTATTGCTGGAGGCCTGTAAGGGTGGGAATCCCCGTATTCAAGTGGAACGGCCCCTAATCGTCTATGAACGGCCAAACGTATACACGGATGAGATCCGGGAAATCTACGGAGACGGGCGCTGACAGCCCCGGGAAAGGAAGGAGCGATGGCAGGAAAACTATATCTGTGCGCCACGCCGATTGGGAATCTGGAAGATATCACTTTCCGGGTGGTGAGGACGTTAAAGGAAGCAGATTTGATAGCGGCGGAGGATACCCGGAACAGCATCAAGCTGCTGAACCATTTTGACATCCATACGCCGATGACCAGCTATCATGAATATAATAAAATTTCCAAAGGCCGGGAGCTTGTGGAGAAACTGAAAGAAGGGCTGGATATCGCCCTGATTACTGATGCGGGCACTCCGGGAATATCAGATCCAGGGGAGGAACTGGTGGCCTTTGCTTGGGAAGCTGGCATAGAAGTGACTGTTTTGCCGGGAGCCGCGGCCTGTGTCACGGCGCTCACTCTGTCAGGGCTGCCCACCAGGAGGTTCGCGTTTGAAGCCTTTCTGCCTTCTGATAAAAAACTAAGAAAAGAAGTGCTCGGAGAGCTGAAGGAAGAAAGCAGGACCATCATCCTGTATGAGGCTCCTCACCGTCTGTGCAGGACACTGGAGGAGCTGAGGGAGTTTCTGGGGGGAACGCGGCGGCTTACAGTCTGCAGGGAGCTGACGAAGAAGCATGAGACGGCTTTCCGGACGACACTGGATGAAGCCTGCGCCCATTATCAGGAAGAGACGCCAAAAGGGGAATGTGTGCTTGTCCTGGAGGGCAAATCCAGAGAAGAAAAAAACAAAGAAAGCCAGGAAGCCTGGAAGGAAATGACGCTGGAGCAGCACATGGCATACTATACCGGCCAGGGCCTGGAGCAGAAGGAAGCGATGAAGCAGGTAGCAAAGGACCGGGGCTGTTCGAAGCGTGAAGTGTATCAACAGCTGCTGGTGCACCCGCAGGGCAACCCGTAACACATGCCCCTGAAGGGGCGGTGGAACAGCTGCGCTGTTCCACAATGTATACTCCAGAGTATCCCGTAACACATGCCTTTGAAGAGGCGGTGGAACAGCATGAGCTGTTCCACAAAGTAAGTAAAAAGTAACAAAAAATCAGAAGAAAATTTTCGGATTTTGCTGAAAAAGAATTGATTCATAAAAATGCATTGACAACCGGGGCA includes:
- a CDS encoding PSP1 domain-containing protein, which translates into the protein MIKIIGVRFRNVGKVYYFDPKALDIKMGDHVIVETARGVEYGMVVLGPKEVEESRIVQPLKEVIRVATPKDKSKEETNRRKEKEAFQICLKKIADRKLDMKLIDAEYTFDNSKVLFYFTADGRVDFRELVKDLAAVFKTRIELRQIGVRDETKILGGIGICGRPLCCHTYLSDFAPVSIKMAKEQNLSLNPTKISGTCGRLMCCLKNEQETYEYLNKKLPNNGDTVMTPEGLKGEVQSVSVLRQTVKVLVEAGDEKEIREYRVEELKMKQRHKKNKDSKEKDKEKELTPEELKELEKLEKIKE
- a CDS encoding tRNA1(Val) (adenine(37)-N6)-methyltransferase, whose product is MPAVLREHESLDDLQNGYFIIQSEEGFRYGIDAVLLSGFARVKPGEKVLDMGTGTGILPILLAAKTEGESFTGLEIQEKSAEMAGRSVAYNHLEGRVRIVAGDIKEAGAIFGPASFDVVVSNPPYMTGSHGLVNPNEAKAVARHEVLCTLEDLVRETAAVLTSRGRFYLVHRPFRLAEIMGMLMKYRLEPKRMRLVYPYVDKEPNMVLLEACKGGNPRIQVERPLIVYERPNVYTDEIREIYGDGR
- the rsmI gene encoding 16S rRNA (cytidine(1402)-2'-O)-methyltransferase; its protein translation is MAGKLYLCATPIGNLEDITFRVVRTLKEADLIAAEDTRNSIKLLNHFDIHTPMTSYHEYNKISKGRELVEKLKEGLDIALITDAGTPGISDPGEELVAFAWEAGIEVTVLPGAAACVTALTLSGLPTRRFAFEAFLPSDKKLRKEVLGELKEESRTIILYEAPHRLCRTLEELREFLGGTRRLTVCRELTKKHETAFRTTLDEACAHYQEETPKGECVLVLEGKSREEKNKESQEAWKEMTLEQHMAYYTGQGLEQKEAMKQVAKDRGCSKREVYQQLLVHPQGNP